From a region of the Salvelinus alpinus chromosome 2, SLU_Salpinus.1, whole genome shotgun sequence genome:
- the LOC139542369 gene encoding uncharacterized protein, with product MDRNHKLLRINLLKAGTLQASAGEHVIQTDVHSAGRDGLSLPALVDCPQDSPRKAGTLQASAGEQVFQTDVHSAGHDGLSLPALVDCPQDRPRKAGTLQASAGEQVFQTDVHSAGHDGLSLPALVDCPQDSPRKAGTLQASAGEQVFQTDVHSAGHDGLSLPALVDCPQDRPRKAGTLQASAGEQVFQTDVHSAGHDGLSLPALVDCPQDSPRKNLVPKPPQGPRPSRETNIAKAEKKAREAIKARRAREAKAGVKKLSRQVVGVLALPQTLLSRTTSYSVLPAIKKGTKVTKMETTEPLCPLTPDGEIMMTTTHAARAAPSQTLEEEVGGAEVSEMSDSSLMPTKNRQDSLEKIPSLLPGKEDILLRSTPCATVMSPQTLKFILHGIMCRLEASESPQTRRANDPFRLMKDLFVEVQHALKNADISVVFGLEESIQFSGEDAVKAIVKTAAKRLSLRSDSNRAQLRAARSGSEGAIGCMADTITQVIDDYSENWSSDGHFGARRRRASGRSHSSTSSRSDVTLTEELLAWRETLEEDLEEMADDSTGLEKTSVSSAISEKSQVISYLSESTKPISSVLSTDLKDITSTQKKEKEEAMKKEVRKSGKKKRGNNKDQKKNKVSPLGNDSIVAADEPKKKQALLPRITATLAKLFCFPCKKKLQKVTVQKTSLGKPCCHLPQPIF from the exons ATGGATAGAAATCATAAACTGTTGAGAATAAATCTTCTAAAA GCTGGGACGCTCCAAGCTAGTGCTGGAGAGCACGTAATCCAGACAGATGTCCATTCCGCTGGCCGTGATGGACTAAGCCTGCCAGCCCTGGTAGACTGCCCCCAGGACAGCCCTCGAAAG GCTGGGACCCTCCAAGCTAGTGCTGGAGAGCAAGTGTTCCAGACAGATGTCCATTCCGCTGGCCATGATGGACTAAGCCTGCCAGCCCTGGTAGACTGCCCCCAGGACAGGCCTCGAAAG GCTGGAACCCTCCAAGCAAGTGCTGGAGAGCAAGTGTTCCAGACAGATGTCCATTCCGCTGGCCATGATGGACTAAGCCTGCCAGCCCTGGTAGACTGCCCCCAGGACAGCCCTCGAAAG GCTGGGACCCTCCAAGCTAGTGCTGGAGAGCAAGTGTTCCAGACAGATGTCCATTCCGCTGGCCATGATGGACTAAGCCTGCCAGCCCTGGTAGACTGCCCCCAGGACAGGCCTCGAAAG GCTGGAACCCTCCAAGCAAGTGCTGGAGAGCAAGTGTTCCAGACAGATGTCCATTCCGCTGGCCATGATGGACTAAGCCTGCCAGCCCTGGTAGACTGCCCCCAGGACAGCCCTCGAAAG AACCTTGTGCCGAAGCCCCCGCAAGGCCCCAGGCCCAGCCGAGAGACCAATATAGCAAAGGCAGAAAAGAAGGCCAGAGAGGCTATCAAGGCTAGAAGGGCTAGGGAGGCTAAGGCAGGGGTGAAAAAACTAAGCCGCCAAGTAGTTGGTGTGTTGGCACTGCCTCAAACTCTTCTATCTCGAACAACCAGTTACA GTGTCCTGCCAGCTATCAAGAAGGGCACTAAAGTTACTAAAATGGAGACAACAG AACCCCTATGTCCCTTGACACCTGATGGGGAGATAATGATGACGACCACCCATGCAGCACGGGCAGCTCCTTCCCAGACCCTGGAAGAAGAGGTGGGGGGAGCTGAGGTCTCCGAGATGAGTGACAGCTCCCTGATGCCCACCAAGAACAGGCAGGACTCCCTGGAGAAGATTCCCTCCCTCCTACCAGGCAAGGAGGACATCCTCCTTCGCAGCACTCCCTGTGCCACCGTCATGAGCCCCCAGACTCTGAAGTTTATTCTCCATGGCATCATGTGCCGACTGGAGGCCTCAGAGTCCCCCCAGACAAGGAGGGCCAATGACCCCTTCAGGCTGATGAAGGATCTCTTTGTGGAGGTCCAGCATGCCCTGAAGAATGCTGACATCTCTGTCGTCTTTGGCCTGGAGGAGAGCATCCAATTCAGTGGGGAGGATGCGGTGAAGGCTATCGTGAAGACTGCGGCTAAAAGATTGTCCCTGCGTTCGGACTCCAACCGGGCTCAACTGCGTGCCGCACGCTCTGGTAGCGAGGGAGCCATCGGGTGCATGGCGGACACCATCACACAAGTCATAGATGACTATTCCGAGAACTGGAGTTCCGACGGCCATTTTGGAGCCAGGAGGAGACGTGCTAGTGGGAGATCACACTCCTCAACCTCCTCAAGGAGTGACGTCACCCTCACCGAGGAGCTCCTGGCTTGGAGGGAAACCCTagaagaggacctagaggagatgGCTGATGACAGCACTGGTTTGGAAAAGACCAGTGTAAGCTCAGCCATCTCTGAGAAGTCCCAGGTAATTAGCTACCTTTCTGAAAGCACCAAGCCCATCAGCAGCGTCCTCTCCACAGACCTCAAGGACATCACCTCCACACAG aagaaagagaaggaagaggcTATGAAGAAAGAAGTGAGGAAGTCAGGAAAGAAGAAGCGAGGAAATAACAAGGACCAGAAGAAGAACAAGGTGTCTCCTCTTGGCAATGATA GTATTGTAGCTGCAGATGAGCCTAAGAAAAAACAGGCTCTCCTCCCGCGGATCACAGCCACCCTGGCAAaactattttgcttcccctgcaAAAAAAAACTGCAAAAAGTAACTGTGCAGAAGACGAGTTTGGGTAAACCCTGCTGCCACCTCCCCCAACCCATTTTCTAA